A single genomic interval of Luteolibacter arcticus harbors:
- the araA gene encoding L-arabinose isomerase, whose translation MSSINRFDALEIWFVTGSQHLYGPEALAKVDDHAKVVVDALNAAGTLPHRVVFKPVLTSSAEVTEFAVQANSSTHCIGIVAWMHTFSPAKMWIEGLQLLRKPLADLHTQFNRDIPWETIDMDFMNLNQTAHGGREFGHIGARLRLPRKAVVGHWQDPEVHERLATWSRAARGWHASRQLKLARIGDNMRHVAVTEGDKVSAQMRFGWEVNTLGIGDLVARIGAVASERVDQLCELYESHYQVTAELKSGASRHQSLRDSAAIEIGLRDLLEDGGFTAFTTTFEDLHGMKQLPGLAVQRLMEDGYGFAGEGDWKTAALVRVMKAMAHGLPGGTSFMEDYTYHLDPGNPMVLGSHMLEICPSISAAVPKIEIHALGIGGKNDPCRMVFDCPAGSAVNASVIDLGNRFRFLVNEVDCVAPAHELPKLPVARVLWKPLPDLKIATAAWIHAGGAHHTALSYALTSEHLEDFAEIARIEFSVIEADTHLRAYKTELRQADLYYHLAQGIHG comes from the coding sequence ATGTCCTCCATCAATCGCTTCGACGCTTTGGAAATCTGGTTCGTCACCGGTTCCCAGCACCTTTACGGTCCCGAGGCGCTCGCCAAGGTCGACGACCACGCCAAGGTCGTCGTCGATGCCTTGAATGCCGCGGGAACCCTACCCCATCGGGTGGTTTTCAAGCCGGTTCTCACATCCTCTGCCGAGGTCACGGAGTTTGCGGTCCAGGCCAACTCCAGCACTCACTGCATTGGGATTGTCGCGTGGATGCACACGTTCTCTCCCGCGAAAATGTGGATCGAAGGTCTGCAACTCCTGCGCAAGCCGCTCGCGGACCTGCACACCCAGTTCAACCGCGACATTCCGTGGGAAACGATCGACATGGATTTCATGAACCTGAACCAGACCGCCCACGGCGGCCGCGAGTTCGGGCACATCGGCGCACGGCTGCGCCTGCCCCGCAAGGCGGTGGTGGGACACTGGCAGGATCCCGAAGTCCATGAACGCTTGGCCACCTGGTCCCGGGCCGCCCGCGGCTGGCACGCATCCCGGCAGCTCAAGCTCGCCCGCATCGGCGACAACATGCGCCACGTGGCGGTCACGGAGGGCGACAAGGTCTCGGCCCAAATGCGCTTCGGTTGGGAGGTCAACACCTTAGGGATCGGTGATCTCGTCGCGAGAATCGGCGCCGTGGCATCGGAGCGGGTGGACCAGCTCTGCGAGCTCTACGAAAGCCATTACCAGGTGACCGCCGAGTTGAAGAGTGGCGCATCACGCCACCAATCCCTGCGCGATTCCGCCGCCATCGAGATCGGATTACGCGACTTGTTAGAGGATGGAGGATTCACCGCCTTCACCACCACCTTCGAGGATCTCCACGGAATGAAGCAACTCCCGGGGCTGGCAGTGCAGCGCCTGATGGAGGACGGCTACGGTTTCGCCGGCGAGGGCGACTGGAAGACCGCCGCGCTGGTCCGCGTTATGAAAGCCATGGCCCACGGCCTCCCGGGCGGCACGTCCTTTATGGAGGACTACACCTATCACCTCGATCCAGGCAACCCGATGGTCCTCGGCTCCCACATGCTGGAGATCTGCCCGTCGATTTCCGCCGCGGTGCCGAAGATCGAGATCCACGCGCTCGGCATCGGAGGCAAGAATGACCCGTGCCGCATGGTGTTCGATTGCCCCGCCGGATCCGCGGTGAACGCGTCGGTCATCGATCTCGGAAATCGCTTCCGCTTCCTCGTCAATGAAGTGGACTGCGTGGCTCCAGCACACGAACTACCGAAGCTCCCCGTCGCCCGCGTGCTCTGGAAACCGCTGCCCGATCTCAAGATCGCCACCGCCGCATGGATCCATGCCGGCGGTGCCCACCACACCGCTCTCTCCTACGCTCTGACCAGCGAACACCTCGAGGACTTCGCGGAGATCGCGCGAATCGAGTTCAGCGTGATCGAAGCGGATACTCACCTCCGAGCCTACAAGACCGAACTCCGCCAGGCGGATCTCTACTATCATCTCGCCCAAGGGATTCATGGCTGA
- a CDS encoding ribulokinase, which yields MPYTLGLDYGTNSARALVVDCSDGREVGTAVVDYPSGNQGVILNPADHHLARQNPADYLHVLERATQLALDVAMIAEPSFSKDQIIGIGMDGTGSSPLPVDRHNRPLTSDPRFSNNPNAHCWLWKDHTSIPEAAAITATARRLRPHYLAKIGGTYSSEWFWAKIWHCLKVDPDVFEAAWSWVELADFVPAVLAGVTDPLVIRRGVCMAGHKAMYADEWGGLPDQEFLAALDPALSCLRDRLYTKAHDASAIAGHLCPEWADKLGLAPGIPIAIGEMDVHYGAIGCGIDEGTLVKVIGTSTCDCAVVSAGKTVADIPGICGIVKGSILPGYSGIEAGQSAVGDIFKWFVEGVLEDGDLHGPLTADASALKPGQAGLLALDWNNGNRTILVDQRLTGLILGQTLYTTRAEIYRALIEATAFGARVIIDRLRDHDVPVERIVCSGGIAEKNPLLMQIYADVTGCEMSLSRSSQACALGSAIAAAVVAGAHPDFATAQAAMTGLKDTTYRPIPRNRDVYQELYDLYRSLHDAFGGVTESASLGHVMKDLLSIKARQSL from the coding sequence ATGCCCTACACCCTCGGCCTCGACTATGGCACCAACTCGGCCCGCGCCCTCGTCGTTGACTGTTCCGACGGCCGGGAAGTCGGCACCGCGGTGGTTGATTATCCCTCCGGCAACCAGGGCGTGATCCTCAATCCCGCGGATCACCACCTCGCCCGCCAGAATCCCGCTGACTATCTCCACGTCCTCGAAAGAGCAACCCAGCTCGCGCTGGACGTCGCGATGATCGCCGAGCCCTCCTTTTCCAAGGATCAGATCATCGGCATCGGCATGGATGGCACTGGCTCAAGTCCCCTGCCGGTGGACCGGCACAATCGCCCCCTCACCAGCGATCCGCGCTTCTCTAACAACCCAAACGCGCACTGTTGGCTCTGGAAGGACCATACGAGCATCCCCGAGGCAGCGGCCATCACCGCCACTGCACGGAGACTCCGCCCGCACTATCTCGCGAAGATCGGCGGCACCTACTCCTCCGAGTGGTTCTGGGCGAAGATCTGGCATTGTCTCAAGGTCGATCCCGACGTCTTCGAAGCCGCTTGGTCCTGGGTGGAACTCGCGGATTTCGTCCCCGCGGTGCTCGCCGGTGTCACCGACCCGCTGGTCATCCGCCGAGGCGTCTGTATGGCCGGTCACAAGGCGATGTATGCAGACGAGTGGGGCGGCCTGCCCGACCAGGAATTCTTGGCGGCCCTCGATCCTGCGCTGTCATGCCTTCGCGACCGGCTCTACACGAAAGCCCATGACGCCTCCGCCATTGCCGGCCATCTCTGCCCCGAATGGGCGGACAAGCTCGGCCTCGCTCCGGGCATCCCCATCGCCATTGGCGAAATGGATGTGCACTATGGAGCCATCGGCTGCGGCATTGACGAGGGAACGCTGGTGAAGGTCATCGGCACCTCCACCTGCGATTGCGCGGTGGTCTCCGCCGGCAAAACCGTCGCCGACATTCCCGGCATCTGTGGCATCGTCAAAGGATCGATCCTCCCCGGCTACTCTGGCATCGAGGCCGGCCAATCCGCCGTGGGAGATATTTTCAAATGGTTCGTCGAAGGGGTCTTGGAAGACGGCGACCTCCACGGACCCCTCACGGCGGATGCCTCCGCGCTGAAACCGGGCCAGGCCGGCCTGCTCGCGCTGGATTGGAACAATGGCAACCGCACCATCCTCGTGGACCAGCGTCTCACGGGATTGATCCTCGGCCAGACCCTCTACACCACGCGGGCGGAGATCTACCGCGCCCTGATCGAGGCCACGGCCTTTGGCGCACGGGTCATCATCGACCGCCTGCGCGACCATGACGTGCCCGTGGAGCGCATCGTATGCTCGGGCGGCATCGCGGAGAAGAATCCCCTGCTGATGCAGATCTACGCAGATGTCACCGGCTGCGAAATGAGTCTGTCTCGTTCTTCCCAGGCCTGCGCCCTCGGCTCCGCGATCGCTGCAGCCGTCGTCGCGGGAGCGCACCCGGACTTCGCCACCGCGCAGGCCGCCATGACCGGCCTTAAGGACACCACGTATCGCCCGATCCCCCGCAACCGGGACGTCTATCAGGAATTGTACGACCTTTACCGTAGTTTGCACGATGCCTTCGGCGGCGTCACGGAGTCCGCCAGCCTCGGCCACGTCATGAAGGACCTTCTTTCCATCAAGGCCCGGCAGTCCCTCTAA
- a CDS encoding sugar porter family MFS transporter, whose protein sequence is MILAPADSSSDTDNSTPFNYGFIWRISLVAAMGGLLFGYDWVVIGGAKPFFEKYFQLTNAEMVGWANSCALLGCLLGSLISGGLSDKFGRKKLLILAAVLFAVSSVFTGWAFSFNAFVFWRIIGGVAIGMASNLSPMYIAEVAPARMRGQLVSINQLTIVIGILIAQVANLLIAERVEDTATAEAIRLSWNGQFGWRWMFTAVTLPSLVFLVGAICIPESPRWLIKNGMADKARDILKRIGGEDYANRETQSVISTISEEEIQHVRFRDLLEPKMLRILLIGCTLAVLQQWSGINVIFSYAEEIFRAAGYGVSSILVNIVITGVVMLVFTLIAIKTVDRFGRRILMTVGCAGIAIFHFLIGCAYHFHFTGLSVVIPVLATIACYSFSLAPVTWVLISEIFPNRIRGAAVSVAVSSLWIACFILTYTFPAMNEALGPAMTFWLYSAICAAGFVFILLRVPETKGKTLEQIEKELVD, encoded by the coding sequence ATGATACTCGCACCCGCAGACTCGTCGTCCGACACGGATAACTCTACCCCGTTCAACTACGGCTTCATTTGGCGTATTTCGCTCGTCGCCGCCATGGGGGGATTGCTCTTCGGCTATGACTGGGTGGTGATCGGCGGAGCGAAACCATTCTTCGAAAAATACTTTCAGCTCACGAATGCGGAGATGGTGGGCTGGGCCAATAGTTGTGCCCTACTCGGTTGTCTTCTGGGGTCTCTCATTTCCGGGGGGCTCAGCGACAAGTTCGGGCGCAAGAAGCTGTTGATCCTCGCGGCCGTGTTATTCGCCGTGTCCTCGGTCTTCACGGGATGGGCGTTCAGCTTCAATGCATTCGTTTTCTGGCGGATCATTGGGGGCGTGGCCATCGGCATGGCGTCGAACCTTTCGCCCATGTACATCGCCGAGGTCGCGCCGGCCAGAATGCGCGGCCAACTGGTGTCGATCAATCAATTGACCATCGTGATCGGAATCCTGATCGCTCAGGTGGCCAACCTGTTGATCGCGGAGCGGGTGGAAGACACGGCGACCGCGGAGGCCATTCGCCTCTCGTGGAACGGACAATTCGGCTGGCGATGGATGTTCACGGCAGTGACCCTTCCCTCCCTGGTCTTCCTCGTTGGCGCGATCTGCATTCCTGAAAGCCCGCGGTGGCTGATCAAGAATGGGATGGCGGACAAGGCTCGGGACATCCTCAAGCGCATTGGCGGTGAAGACTACGCGAACCGGGAAACGCAAAGCGTGATCTCGACCATCAGCGAGGAAGAGATTCAACACGTGCGTTTCCGGGATCTGCTGGAGCCAAAGATGCTAAGGATTCTCCTTATCGGCTGCACGCTTGCCGTCCTCCAGCAATGGAGCGGCATCAATGTAATCTTCAGCTACGCCGAGGAAATCTTCCGCGCCGCCGGCTATGGCGTCAGCTCCATTCTTGTCAACATCGTGATCACCGGTGTCGTGATGCTGGTGTTCACCTTAATCGCAATCAAGACGGTGGACCGCTTCGGCAGGCGGATCCTGATGACAGTCGGGTGCGCCGGCATCGCCATCTTCCATTTCCTCATCGGCTGCGCCTACCACTTCCATTTCACCGGGCTCAGCGTCGTCATTCCGGTCTTGGCCACCATCGCCTGCTACTCGTTCTCGCTCGCTCCTGTGACCTGGGTACTGATCTCCGAGATCTTCCCCAATCGCATCCGCGGGGCAGCGGTGTCGGTGGCGGTCTCTTCCCTGTGGATCGCCTGTTTCATCCTCACCTACACCTTCCCGGCGATGAATGAGGCGCTCGGCCCGGCGATGACTTTCTGGCTGTACTCCGCGATCTGCGCCGCCGGCTTCGTCTTCATCCTGCTCCGCGTTCCTGAAACGAAGGGTAAGACTCTGGAACAGATCGAAAAGGAATTGGTCGATTGA
- a CDS encoding sugar phosphate isomerase/epimerase family protein — MAPARLKHFASLWTLLHYPNGSESEEWSLDRKLGTIKEAGFDGFQWFAQPEFAEASSRHGLAFLGGCDANAANHVQRLEDFAPLKPERINIQLGDHSMEPAEAAALWIRMNDVADDLGLILDLETHRGTCTETPEKTWRIAEIYEQKRSMPIRLTFDFSHFATVKHLVPPYAERLLERPDLLQASRQIHLRPFNGHHCEIPATNPDGGMTEWAKHWFDLLEAAFHCWLQEEANQGVTLWACPEFGAMSSGYWLPSFPDPWEDATFVKQESDRLWQSMIS; from the coding sequence GTGGCTCCGGCCCGCCTCAAACACTTTGCCAGCCTCTGGACGCTGCTTCACTATCCGAACGGCAGCGAGTCGGAAGAATGGAGCCTCGACCGGAAGCTCGGCACAATCAAGGAGGCCGGTTTCGACGGCTTCCAATGGTTCGCGCAGCCTGAGTTCGCGGAAGCAAGCTCGCGTCACGGATTGGCTTTCCTGGGCGGCTGTGACGCCAACGCGGCAAACCATGTCCAACGGCTCGAGGACTTCGCCCCACTGAAACCTGAGCGAATCAACATCCAACTGGGCGATCATTCGATGGAACCGGCGGAAGCTGCGGCCCTGTGGATCCGGATGAACGACGTGGCAGATGACCTCGGCTTGATTCTCGATCTCGAAACCCACCGTGGCACCTGCACGGAGACCCCGGAGAAAACCTGGCGAATCGCGGAGATCTATGAGCAGAAGCGTTCCATGCCCATCCGGCTGACCTTCGACTTCTCGCATTTCGCGACGGTCAAACACTTGGTGCCGCCCTACGCCGAGCGCCTCTTGGAGAGGCCTGATCTGCTGCAGGCATCCCGGCAAATCCACCTCCGACCTTTCAACGGGCACCACTGCGAGATCCCCGCGACGAACCCCGATGGAGGCATGACGGAATGGGCGAAGCACTGGTTCGACCTCCTGGAGGCCGCCTTCCACTGCTGGCTCCAAGAGGAAGCGAACCAAGGCGTGACGCTCTGGGCCTGTCCCGAATTCGGAGCGATGAGTTCGGGCTATTGGCTGCCTTCATTTCCTGATCCATGGGAGGACGCGACCTTCGTGAAGCAGGAATCCGACCGCCTCTGGCAATCGATGATTTCCTGA
- a CDS encoding phytanoyl-CoA dioxygenase family protein, whose translation MNPTVTTEIDLPPTVDLEEMKASFRRHGYAVARGLFSAEAVAEIGQAFEKIAGSGPIPGYFEPVSAEEAEGDPLKTHPRVHHPHRFDAVSRKHLVHAGVLRCLRELMDDDVLAAQSMFYFKPPGARGQAMHQDNFYLMVEPQTCVAAWTAIDDADPQNGGMYLVEDTADEPIMCPGWADPEKSFTTHFVPAPPGKKAVPCVMKAGDTLFFNGNTIHGSGPNRSKERFRRSFICHYVPRSTRRISKFYLPLLTPTGEDLMIEASEAGGPCGQDQAKGLLWEGGTH comes from the coding sequence ATGAATCCCACCGTGACTACGGAAATCGATCTCCCCCCAACGGTTGACCTGGAAGAGATGAAGGCTTCGTTTCGCCGCCACGGCTACGCGGTGGCGCGTGGCCTTTTCTCAGCAGAAGCCGTTGCCGAAATTGGACAGGCCTTCGAAAAGATCGCCGGAAGCGGGCCGATTCCCGGCTACTTCGAGCCCGTTTCCGCAGAGGAGGCGGAGGGGGATCCGCTCAAGACCCATCCACGCGTTCATCATCCGCACCGCTTCGATGCCGTCTCGCGCAAGCATCTGGTGCACGCGGGTGTGTTGAGATGCTTGCGCGAACTGATGGACGACGACGTTCTGGCCGCACAGAGCATGTTCTATTTCAAACCGCCGGGGGCGCGAGGCCAGGCGATGCACCAGGACAACTTCTACCTGATGGTAGAGCCGCAGACCTGTGTGGCCGCATGGACGGCGATCGATGATGCCGATCCGCAGAACGGCGGGATGTACCTCGTGGAGGACACCGCCGACGAACCCATCATGTGCCCCGGCTGGGCCGATCCAGAAAAATCATTCACGACTCACTTCGTCCCTGCACCGCCCGGAAAGAAGGCGGTGCCTTGCGTGATGAAAGCCGGAGATACCCTGTTCTTCAACGGAAACACGATCCACGGTTCAGGACCGAATCGCTCTAAGGAGCGCTTCCGTCGCTCGTTCATCTGTCACTATGTGCCGCGCTCGACCCGCCGCATCAGCAAGTTCTACCTCCCTCTTCTCACCCCGACCGGCGAGGACCTGATGATCGAGGCCTCCGAAGCCGGCGGACCTTGCGGCCAGGATCAAGCCAAGGGACTGCTGTGGGAAGGAGGGACGCATTGA
- a CDS encoding ThuA domain-containing protein codes for MSKVTTLLFLTLGLGSISLHAEPTRRLLFFTKSSGFEHDVISWKKGRPSFAEKIFTSLGAKHGWQFEFSKDGSKFSSEYLAGFDAVIFYTTGDLTSMGTDNQPAMTPAGKQALFDYVKSGKGFIGLHSASDTFHTANESKKGPDRYVNHGKEADPYVCFLGGEFIIHGDQQVATNKVINKRFPGFSGAGDSFAFKEEWYSLKDFNPDIHVLTVIDAPAMKGAMYQRPAYPTTWAREEGKGRVFYTAMGHRNDVWTNPVFQDILVGAIRWATRDVDAAVPPNLKDVAPEAMTNPSYIEPKK; via the coding sequence ATGTCCAAAGTCACCACGCTGCTGTTTCTAACTCTCGGTCTCGGCTCCATATCGCTCCACGCTGAGCCAACCCGCCGGTTGTTATTCTTCACCAAGTCCAGCGGTTTCGAGCACGATGTGATCTCCTGGAAGAAAGGCAGACCCAGTTTCGCGGAGAAGATCTTCACCTCGCTCGGTGCCAAGCACGGCTGGCAATTCGAGTTCTCCAAAGACGGCTCGAAATTCTCCTCGGAGTACCTCGCCGGATTCGATGCGGTCATCTTTTACACCACCGGCGACCTCACTAGCATGGGCACCGACAATCAACCGGCCATGACCCCGGCCGGCAAGCAGGCGCTCTTCGACTACGTGAAAAGCGGTAAGGGCTTCATCGGCCTGCACTCCGCCAGTGACACCTTCCACACTGCGAACGAATCAAAAAAGGGCCCGGATCGCTACGTCAACCACGGTAAGGAAGCCGATCCCTACGTCTGTTTTCTCGGCGGCGAGTTCATCATCCACGGGGATCAACAGGTCGCGACCAACAAGGTCATCAACAAACGGTTTCCTGGCTTTTCCGGAGCCGGGGACAGCTTCGCGTTCAAGGAGGAATGGTATTCGCTCAAGGATTTCAACCCGGACATTCATGTTCTCACGGTGATTGATGCTCCCGCCATGAAGGGGGCGATGTACCAGCGTCCCGCATACCCGACCACCTGGGCCCGGGAGGAAGGAAAAGGCCGGGTCTTTTACACCGCCATGGGCCACCGCAACGACGTCTGGACCAATCCGGTTTTTCAAGACATCCTCGTCGGCGCGATCCGCTGGGCCACTCGCGACGTGGACGCCGCTGTCCCGCCCAACCTGAAGGATGTCGCACCGGAAGCGATGACCAATCCGTCGTATATTGAGCCGAAGAAATAA
- a CDS encoding AraC family transcriptional regulator, with amino-acid sequence MNAPQSATGAQQGPECISARIMKRIATRANLRGEGFRGQVLHFGPADLRRQIARHPLGGGLCVPDIGWFPKALGHYRERPQGADEHILIYCHAGGGWFEIDGQRREVSAGQALLVPSGKPHRYGADEAQPWSIYWAHFSGQAAAVYASHFIPQGYVVPVLPTAGKQVERLFKECFHALGDGHTLAGLLQVAHIFRHLLGVLLFENVSFHAEATAMPMRDFTGNIQFMRDNISRSLSLQELAQQAGLSPSRYSALFKARTGVSPVEHHIALRIQAACRLLITTNWSVKEVSYAIGHEDPFYFSRLFVKIMGVSPSAYRGDAKG; translated from the coding sequence ATGAATGCGCCGCAGTCCGCAACGGGAGCGCAACAAGGTCCGGAGTGCATTTCTGCCCGCATCATGAAAAGGATCGCAACGAGAGCCAATCTCCGGGGAGAAGGATTCCGCGGGCAGGTACTGCACTTTGGGCCGGCAGATTTGCGAAGGCAAATCGCCCGGCACCCGCTGGGCGGCGGCTTGTGTGTGCCGGACATTGGTTGGTTTCCGAAGGCGCTCGGTCACTATCGCGAGCGTCCTCAAGGAGCCGATGAGCATATCTTGATCTACTGCCACGCCGGGGGCGGGTGGTTTGAGATAGACGGGCAAAGGCGGGAGGTCTCAGCGGGACAAGCCCTCCTCGTGCCGAGCGGCAAGCCACACCGGTACGGTGCCGATGAGGCACAGCCTTGGTCCATTTATTGGGCGCATTTTTCCGGTCAGGCGGCGGCGGTTTACGCCAGTCACTTCATCCCCCAAGGATACGTGGTTCCGGTCTTGCCGACGGCGGGCAAACAAGTCGAACGCCTCTTCAAGGAGTGCTTCCACGCGCTGGGGGACGGCCACACCTTGGCTGGCTTGTTGCAGGTCGCGCACATTTTCCGTCATTTGCTCGGGGTGCTTCTGTTCGAAAACGTGTCCTTTCATGCGGAAGCGACAGCGATGCCGATGCGCGATTTCACCGGGAATATCCAGTTCATGCGGGACAACATTTCCCGCTCGTTGAGTCTTCAGGAACTGGCGCAGCAAGCGGGCCTTTCACCTTCGCGTTACTCCGCCTTGTTCAAGGCGCGGACCGGAGTCTCCCCGGTCGAACACCATATCGCCCTTCGGATCCAGGCGGCCTGCCGGCTGCTGATCACCACCAACTGGAGTGTGAAGGAGGTTTCCTATGCGATCGGCCATGAAGACCCCTTCTATTTCTCGCGCCTGTTCGTGAAGATCATGGGAGTATCGCCGTCCGCCTACCGGGGCGACGCCAAGGGGTAA
- a CDS encoding DUF3604 domain-containing protein, which yields MLTPEDSGTAYRAAKGETPKLTGGRPITG from the coding sequence GTGCTCACCCCGGAGGACTCCGGCACGGCCTACCGTGCCGCGAAGGGCGAGACCCCGAAACTCACCGGCGGCCGCCCGATCACGGGTTGA
- a CDS encoding alpha-galactosidase encodes MDLPRLTAPVLALNALALFTPLAVGQESDQSGAAGNHATVNPLPELSAKFESAYARVEENQLVVGTGTLERRWKFTEQGLATVSLKSGGEKTGREWADRAPSAAADWAHPLLMPEGSAGKLVALTAVEDDDEDFMAKNLKLTAEIFYPTTNLTLRYEVRAFPGVAGLMTQLWIKGAPLPGQNAETLAAGVAGARVDYLPVTAKDLSRTAWGFYNDPNQRYRAETHLRREEALPPTASANWASGVHFSDGKGGVVMLKESNVSTKHGTKDGVGTNTGKFILDENGLQNTGWALTERDLKPDKFQWCWASWTLAYDGGEDEMELALKRFDRARFPSDFEYSTWSFLCGWGHQRTAAEGRSYAEQWPVLKMIEECKATGIDMLLIDDGWQADGRHTMDPQDGKWEPKIADYPQGWAPVAKAAKEAKVKLGLWGLSDSIKAEEMIWNTQQLDLNQFKLDFATLHTYPRLHAAREKSRTFLKATEHKSPITWDITDNRIAYGYYWNREYASMHVFNRSYWGEIPGKNNVYIPSTSLRDYWQLAKYHNLNKWQLMMNNPEIIATAQSDAKKHSMGYCLATTLMGVPEIWSMPHMMAADTKKEFTKTLAMYKPHQKNIFQGYVFPIGDCPNNASWTGFQSIDDTSAESGYLMVFREINNPDNTHTFKLRMTSAFAGKTLQVEDLRRSSKSVVPVGADGTVTLKIEAPADYLFLRYQPTS; translated from the coding sequence ATGGATTTGCCCCGTCTGACCGCCCCCGTGCTGGCCTTGAATGCCCTTGCCCTATTCACTCCTTTGGCCGTGGGGCAGGAGAGCGATCAATCCGGCGCTGCAGGAAACCACGCTACCGTCAACCCGCTGCCCGAACTTTCCGCGAAATTTGAAAGCGCTTATGCCAGGGTGGAGGAAAACCAACTGGTCGTGGGAACTGGGACTTTGGAACGACGCTGGAAATTCACGGAGCAAGGCCTCGCCACTGTCAGCCTCAAGAGCGGCGGCGAAAAAACGGGGCGCGAATGGGCCGATCGTGCTCCCTCGGCGGCTGCGGATTGGGCGCACCCGCTCCTGATGCCGGAAGGCAGCGCTGGGAAGCTCGTGGCTTTGACCGCCGTGGAAGACGATGACGAAGACTTCATGGCAAAGAACCTCAAGCTGACGGCTGAGATTTTCTATCCGACGACGAATCTGACCCTGCGCTACGAGGTCCGCGCCTTCCCGGGAGTTGCCGGCCTCATGACGCAGCTTTGGATCAAGGGCGCGCCCTTACCGGGGCAAAACGCCGAAACCCTAGCCGCAGGCGTGGCCGGGGCGCGGGTGGACTACCTCCCCGTCACGGCCAAGGATCTGAGCCGCACCGCGTGGGGATTTTACAACGATCCCAACCAGCGCTACCGCGCCGAAACGCACCTGCGCCGCGAGGAGGCCCTGCCGCCGACTGCATCGGCGAACTGGGCCAGCGGTGTCCACTTCAGCGACGGCAAGGGCGGCGTGGTGATGCTCAAGGAATCCAACGTCTCCACCAAACACGGCACAAAAGACGGAGTCGGCACCAACACCGGCAAGTTCATCCTGGACGAGAATGGCCTTCAAAACACCGGCTGGGCCTTGACCGAAAGGGATCTCAAACCGGACAAGTTCCAGTGGTGCTGGGCAAGCTGGACTCTCGCCTACGACGGCGGTGAGGACGAAATGGAACTGGCTCTCAAACGGTTCGATCGCGCCCGCTTCCCTAGCGATTTCGAGTACAGCACCTGGAGTTTCCTCTGCGGTTGGGGCCACCAGCGCACCGCTGCGGAAGGCCGCAGTTATGCCGAGCAGTGGCCGGTCCTGAAAATGATCGAGGAATGCAAGGCCACCGGCATCGACATGCTGCTGATCGACGACGGCTGGCAAGCCGATGGCCGGCACACCATGGACCCGCAGGATGGCAAGTGGGAGCCCAAGATTGCGGACTACCCCCAAGGCTGGGCACCGGTGGCGAAGGCGGCGAAAGAAGCCAAAGTCAAACTCGGCCTGTGGGGGTTGTCGGATTCCATCAAGGCGGAGGAGATGATCTGGAATACCCAACAGCTTGATCTCAACCAGTTCAAACTGGATTTCGCAACCTTGCACACCTACCCCCGCCTCCACGCCGCGCGGGAAAAGTCCCGGACCTTCCTCAAGGCCACCGAGCACAAGTCCCCGATCACCTGGGACATCACCGACAACCGCATCGCCTACGGCTATTACTGGAACCGGGAATACGCGTCCATGCACGTCTTCAACCGCTCGTACTGGGGCGAGATCCCGGGAAAAAACAACGTCTATATCCCGAGCACTTCCCTGCGTGATTACTGGCAACTGGCCAAATACCACAATCTCAACAAGTGGCAGCTCATGATGAACAATCCTGAGATCATCGCGACCGCCCAGTCCGACGCCAAGAAGCACAGCATGGGCTACTGCCTGGCAACCACCCTCATGGGTGTGCCGGAGATCTGGTCAATGCCGCACATGATGGCGGCCGACACCAAGAAGGAGTTCACCAAGACGCTGGCGATGTACAAGCCGCACCAGAAGAACATCTTCCAAGGTTACGTGTTCCCCATCGGGGATTGCCCGAACAACGCCTCTTGGACCGGCTTCCAATCCATCGACGACACCTCCGCCGAGAGCGGCTACCTGATGGTGTTCCGTGAGATCAACAATCCGGACAACACTCACACATTCAAATTGCGCATGACGAGCGCCTTCGCTGGCAAAACCCTGCAGGTTGAGGACCTGCGCCGGTCGAGCAAGTCGGTGGTCCCCGTCGGTGCCGATGGCACCGTGACGCTGAAGATCGAGGCTCCCGCCGACTACCTCTTCCTGCGTTATCAACCTACCTCCTGA